The Chryseobacterium aureum genome contains a region encoding:
- a CDS encoding DUF2625 domain-containing protein gives MLSINELINDKEPGWILVKEWIESAKNKVEILPADTGKAKDALYKTQVTTRSPMGAIVYMTGGLLVDHGWIRILGSGSDKLNRSLPEWNKGKTLQDYGQPLPYLLIADDAIGGIFILNSGGLGTDVGKIYYLAPDNLEYEPLDITYTEFLIFCFNNDLNEFYKDYRWTNWKSDVAKLKGDQVFSFYPYLWTKEGKDISKALKKEFFPLG, from the coding sequence ATGCTTTCTATTAACGAATTAATCAATGATAAAGAACCGGGCTGGATTCTTGTAAAGGAATGGATAGAATCAGCCAAAAATAAAGTGGAAATACTGCCCGCTGATACAGGTAAAGCAAAAGATGCCTTGTATAAAACTCAGGTTACAACGCGCTCTCCAATGGGGGCAATTGTATATATGACAGGCGGACTCCTGGTAGATCATGGATGGATAAGAATTCTTGGCTCAGGCAGTGATAAGTTAAACAGATCTTTGCCGGAATGGAACAAAGGGAAAACATTGCAGGATTATGGACAGCCACTACCATATCTTTTAATTGCTGATGATGCAATTGGAGGTATTTTTATTCTTAATAGTGGTGGTCTTGGAACTGATGTAGGGAAAATTTATTATCTGGCACCTGATAATTTGGAATACGAACCTCTTGACATTACGTACACTGAATTTCTGATTTTCTGTTTTAATAATGATCTTAATGAATTTTACAAAGATTACAGGTGGACAAATTGGAAAAGTGATGTAGCAAAGCTTAAAGGAGATCAAGTGTTCAGTTTTTATCCTTATCTATGGACGAAAGAAGGTAAAGACATCAGTAAAGCCTTAAAAAAAGAGTTTTTTCCTTTGGGATGA
- a CDS encoding phosphotransferase, whose amino-acid sequence MNYELMTEKFPTINSTLSPEKLGQLIQRKYGLTDKTECNIFRLAMNHLYIVHGNETQYVFRVYTHNWRTKLDIEEELRLLTLLKEAGRQVSFPIADISNSFIQEIEAPEGKRFGVLFSYAKGIKTAKFSAETSFLIAQALAKVHQSAENTVLRRISYNAQNLLKDPVLKIKNFYNKNRSEVEFLENLADFLTLKIENTDQQNMRHGVVHFDVWFDNLHIDSEKEITFFDFDFCGNGYLCFDISYFLFQLLATHLNEEEYQIKADSFIKGYETVTTMNAEEKKLVPLACLAIMIYYISVQCDRFDYWTNIFLNEDHLKRMVGNLKRWIAYNKIEIN is encoded by the coding sequence ATGAACTACGAATTAATGACGGAGAAATTTCCTACAATAAACAGTACACTTTCACCAGAAAAGCTGGGGCAGCTTATTCAACGGAAATATGGGCTAACCGACAAAACGGAATGCAACATATTCCGGCTCGCCATGAATCATTTATACATTGTTCATGGTAATGAAACCCAATATGTTTTCAGGGTATATACCCATAACTGGCGGACGAAATTAGACATTGAAGAAGAATTAAGGCTTTTAACGCTGCTGAAGGAAGCAGGCCGGCAGGTTTCTTTTCCTATTGCAGATATTTCAAACAGCTTCATCCAGGAAATTGAAGCTCCGGAGGGTAAAAGATTTGGCGTTTTATTTTCGTATGCCAAAGGCATAAAGACCGCAAAATTTTCAGCCGAAACCAGCTTCCTCATTGCACAGGCATTAGCAAAGGTGCACCAATCGGCAGAAAATACAGTACTGAGGAGAATATCTTACAATGCCCAAAATCTGCTCAAGGATCCCGTTTTAAAAATTAAGAATTTCTATAATAAAAATAGGAGTGAGGTTGAGTTTTTAGAAAATCTTGCTGATTTCTTAACACTAAAAATAGAAAATACAGATCAACAAAACATGAGACACGGAGTTGTTCATTTTGATGTCTGGTTTGACAATCTGCACATTGACAGTGAGAAGGAAATTACATTTTTTGATTTTGATTTTTGTGGCAACGGCTATTTATGCTTTGATATTTCTTATTTCCTGTTTCAGCTATTGGCGACCCATCTGAACGAAGAGGAATATCAGATAAAAGCTGACAGTTTCATAAAAGGGTATGAGACCGTGACTACAATGAATGCCGAAGAAAAAAAACTTGTACCCCTCGCATGCTTAGCAATCATGATCTATTATATAAGTGTTCAGTGCGACAGATTTGACTATTGGACCAATATTTTTCTGAATGAAGATCACTTAAAAAGAATGGTTGGGAATTTAAAACGATGGATTGCTTATAATAAAATTGAGATTAATTAA